The following proteins are co-located in the Apium graveolens cultivar Ventura chromosome 5, ASM990537v1, whole genome shotgun sequence genome:
- the LOC141661980 gene encoding calnexin homolog translates to MEETKRRALPYVFLLLISSFAFQLLASTDAIFYESFDEDFNGRWIASEKDEYEGVWKHSKSEGHDDYGLLVSEKARKYAIVKELDEPVKLKDGTVVLQFETRLQNGLECGGAYLKYLRPQEAGWVPKGFDNESPYSIMFGPDKCGATNKVHFILKHKNPKTGEFVEHHVKFPPSVPSDKLSHVYTAILKPDNELRILIDGEEKKKVNFLSSEDFEPALIPAKTIPDPDDKKPADWDERAKIPDPDATKPDDWDEDAPMEIEDAEAVKPEGWLDDEPEEVEDPEASKPEDWDDEEDGEWEAPKIENPKCEEAPGCGEWKRPMKRNPEYKGKWHAPLIDNPNYKGIWKPQQISNPAYFELDKPDFEPIAAIGIEIWTMQDGILFDNILIASDEKVAESYRQTTWKPKFEVEKEKQKAEEETGSLSDSLKGFQKVVFDQLYKIADIPFLQNHKFKILDLVEKAEKQPNLTVGVLVSIVVIIFTVLLKLLFGGKKPAKAKVSVEPKKEETTEPSNNEDSSEEKEQNEDTTAAPRRRTRRDT, encoded by the exons ATGGAAGAAACTAAACGGAGGGCACTCCCTTATGTTTTCCTGCTTCTAATCAGCTCATTTGCCTTTCAGCTACTCGCTTCTACTGATGCG ATATTTTATGAGTCGTTTGACGAAGATTTTAATGGACGGTGGATCGCTTCGGAGAAAGATGAATATGAAG GTGTATGGAAACACTCCAAGAGTGAGGGACATGATGATTATGGACTTCTTGTCAGCGAGAAGGCAAGGAAATATGCAATTGTGAAGGAGCTTGACGAACCTGTAAAACTTAAGGATGGAACTGTTGTGCTCCAATTTGAAACACGTTTACAGAATGGGCTAGAGTGTGGTGGTGCATATTTGAAGTATCTCCGACCCCAGGAGGCTGGTTGGGTTCCCAAGGGATTTGACAATGAATCTCCCTATTCTATCATGTTTGGCCCTGATAAATGTGGAGCTACAAACAAGGTCCATTTCATTTTGAAGCACAAAAACCCAAAGACAGGCGAGTTTGTTGAGCACCATGTTAAGTTCCCACCATCTGTGCCATCTGATAAATTATCCCACGTCTACACTGCAATATTGAAGCCTGACAATGAATTGAGAATCTTGATTGATGgggaagaaaagaaaaaggtTAATTTCTTATCTTCAGAAGATTTTGAGCCAGCCCTAATCCCTGCCAAGACAATTCCTGATCCAGATGACAAGAAACCTGCAGACTGGGATGAGAGAGCAAAAATTCCCGACCCTGATGCTACTAAACCAGATGATTGGGACGAAGATGCACCAATGGAGATTGAAGATGCTGAAGCAGTGAAACCTGAAGGATGGCTAGATGACGAGCCTGAGGAAGTTGAGGACCCAGAGGCATCTAAGCCCGAGGATTGGGATGATGAAGAAGATGGTGAATGGGAGGCTCCCAAGATTGAGAACCCCAAGTGTGAGGAGGCACCTGGATGTGGTGAGTGGAAGAGGCCAATGAAGAGAAATCCAGAATATAAGGGAAAATGGCATGCACCTCTTATTGACAACCCTAACTATAAGGGTATATGGAAACCTCAACAAATATCAAACCCTGCATACTTTGAGCTTGATAAACCTGATTTTGAGCCTATTGCTGCTATTGGTATTGAAATTTGGACAATGCAAGATGGTATCTTGTTTGACAATATATTAATAGCAAGTGACGAGAAGGTTGCAGAATCATACAGACAGACCACATGGAAGCCAAAGTTTGAAGTAGAGAAAGAGAAGCAAAAGGCCGAGGAAGAAACAGGCAGTCTTTCAGATAGTTTGAAGGGTTTCCAG AAGGTAGTATTCGACCAACTCTACAAGATTGCAGACATTCCTTTCTTGCAGAATCACAAATTCAAAATTTTG GATCTCGTTGAAAAAGCTGAGAAGCAACCAAACCTAACAGTTGGTGTACTTGTATCCATCGTTGTAATTATTTTCACTGTTCTGCTTAAACTCCTATTTGGCGGAAAGAAACCT GCAAAGGCAAAGGTTAGTGTGGAACCCAAGAAGGAAGAAACAACCGAGCCTTCCAACAATGAGGATAGTAGTGAAGAGAAAGAACAGAACGAGGACACAACAGCAGCTCCTCGCAGGAGGACAAGGCGTGATACTTAG
- the LOC141723893 gene encoding uncharacterized protein LOC141723893 isoform X1: protein MAFRSSQNVVKSVVGRLRIGASPGSTFTTSTTPKLNPQTISADQSGHNPRSVKRSKGDWVPVYVSIGLILLAAGFGGLTAIHQMGRAPGVYVKKSRRETVPEVDDPDQQLEYADRFTNKSFFRKIAHVQDYDLPHHNMPDPIRDDVYAKRPRAETLKSVGVDPKAH, encoded by the exons ATGGCTTTCAGATCTTCG CAGAATGTTGTGAAATCAGTTGTAGGGCGTCTCAGGATTGGAGCAAGTCCGGGATCTACATTTACCACTTCCACCACTCCCAAGCTCAATCCGCAGACTATTTCTGCTGATCAGTCCGGCCATAATCCAAGATCAGTGAA GAGGAGCAAGGGAGATTGGGTCCCAGTTTACGTGTCGATTGGGCTGATACTGTTGGCAGCTGGTTTTGGTGGGCTTACGGCGATACACCAAATGGGCCGGGCTCCGGGAGTGTACGTGAAGAAATCGAGAAGAGAGACGGTGCCTGAGGTGGATGATCCGGATCAGCAGCTGGAGTACGCTGATCGCTTCACGAACAAATCATTCTTTCGAAAAATTGCTCATGTTCAGGACTATGATCTGCCTCACCACAACATGCCTGATCCTATTCGCGACGACGTTTATGCAAA GAGGCCAAGAGCGGAGACATTGAAATCAGTTGGAGTGGATCCAAAGGCGCACTAA
- the LOC141723893 gene encoding uncharacterized protein LOC141723893 isoform X2 → MAFRSSNVVKSVVGRLRIGASPGSTFTTSTTPKLNPQTISADQSGHNPRSVKRSKGDWVPVYVSIGLILLAAGFGGLTAIHQMGRAPGVYVKKSRRETVPEVDDPDQQLEYADRFTNKSFFRKIAHVQDYDLPHHNMPDPIRDDVYAKRPRAETLKSVGVDPKAH, encoded by the exons ATGGCTTTCAGATCTTCG AATGTTGTGAAATCAGTTGTAGGGCGTCTCAGGATTGGAGCAAGTCCGGGATCTACATTTACCACTTCCACCACTCCCAAGCTCAATCCGCAGACTATTTCTGCTGATCAGTCCGGCCATAATCCAAGATCAGTGAA GAGGAGCAAGGGAGATTGGGTCCCAGTTTACGTGTCGATTGGGCTGATACTGTTGGCAGCTGGTTTTGGTGGGCTTACGGCGATACACCAAATGGGCCGGGCTCCGGGAGTGTACGTGAAGAAATCGAGAAGAGAGACGGTGCCTGAGGTGGATGATCCGGATCAGCAGCTGGAGTACGCTGATCGCTTCACGAACAAATCATTCTTTCGAAAAATTGCTCATGTTCAGGACTATGATCTGCCTCACCACAACATGCCTGATCCTATTCGCGACGACGTTTATGCAAA GAGGCCAAGAGCGGAGACATTGAAATCAGTTGGAGTGGATCCAAAGGCGCACTAA
- the LOC141723615 gene encoding sucrose nonfermenting 4-like protein isoform X4, whose protein sequence is MVQVQFLWCYGGTQVFLYHSFSGCSERVAMSLIEGSSTVFSAFLDLPPGRHQFKFLVDNVWRIDDRLSCCQDDTYGTISNFILVTEQGLITPTIESFTPSMASTSGDVQQGPVLSLPVLDMYATRLHLSMHMSSYTTYDLLPESSEVIALDVNLDVEEAFSVMYRKGLAVLPIWDAPRRRVLGMLTASDFIFILLKIHQRRAVPTNVMHELRTISALKEGKLEFRREGAGSSSLAYRSLIQAGPDESLQDLARRIVQHRISAVPILDATEDGSCPKLLHVACLAGILKHVCTHLGNRLEYLPLLQQPVGSLRLGTWRTDGGSSGSLLLTLRPRELLGYALHLFIEAQISAVPIVDDDGSLLNVFSRSDIISLANGSVHAQIQLDQRTIAEALALVDGGAHNRYQICEPSDSLHKVMELLSDPVVRRIIVINSDNKHVEGIITLRDLFTFLLS, encoded by the exons ATGGTTCAGGTTCAGTTTTTATGGTGCTATGGTGGCACCCAAGTCTTCCTTTACCATTCTTTCAGTGG GTGCAGTGAGAGAGTGGCTATGAGTTTGATAGAGGGCTCATCTACTGTTTTTAGTGCATTTCTTGATCTTCCTCCAGGTCGTCATCAG TTCAAATTCTTGGTTGACAATGTATGGCGCATTGATGATCGACTGTCTTGTTGTCAAGATGATACATATGGAACCATCAGCAATTTTATTCTGGTAACAGAACAAGGGCTCATCACTCCAACAATAGAATCCTTTACGCCATCTATG GCTTCAACATCAGGTGATGTACAACAAGGACCAGTTTTGTCGTTGCCAGTACTAGACATGTATGCCACTCGCCTTCATCTGTCAATGCATATGTCATCGTATACAACATATGACCTGCTACCTGAATCAAGCGAG GTCATTGCTTTGGATGTTAATTTGGATGTGGAAGAGGCCTTCAGTGTCATGTACAGAAAG GGCCTTGCTGTTCTGCCAATCTGGGATGCACCTAGAAGACGAGTTTTAGGGATGCTAACTGCTTCCgactttatttttattttattaaag ATTCATCAGAGACGTGCAGTTCCTACAAATGTAATGCACGAACTGCGTACAATTTCTGCTCTAAAAGAAGGTAAACTCGAATTTCGTAGAGAAGGGGCAGGTTCGTCATCATTAGCATACAGATCTCTGATCCAA GCTGGCCCTGACGAGTCCCTTCAAGATCTTGCTCGTAGAATCGTGCAACATAGGATATCAGCAGTTCCAATTCTGGATGCCACAGAAGATGGATCTTGTCCAAAGCTGTTACATGTAGCATGCCTAGCTGGAATATTGAAAC ATGTATGCACGCACCTGGGAAACCGCCTTGAATATCTGCCACTCCTTCAACAACCAGTGGGTAGCCTCCGGTTAGGTACCTGGAGAACAGATGGGGGTTCAAGTGGTTCTCTGCTGTTAACATTACGCCCCAGGGAATTACTTGGCTATGCACTTCATTTGTTTATAGAAG CACAAATAAGTGCTGTACCGATTGTTGATGATGACGGTTCTCTTTTAAATGTTTTCTCTAGGAG TGATATCATTTCATTGGCCAACGGCAGTGTACATGCACAGATTCAGCTGGATCAGAGGACGATAGCTGAA GCTCTTGCACTGGTGGATGGGGGAGCGCACAATAGATATCAGATTTGTGAGCCCTCTGATTCCTTGCATAAAGTCATGGAGCTTCTGTCAGATCCTG TGGTGCGGCGCATTATAGtcataaattctgataacaaGCATGTGGAAGGCATCATAACTCTACGAGATTTATTTACTTTCTTGCTGAGCTAA
- the LOC141723615 gene encoding sucrose nonfermenting 4-like protein isoform X3, which translates to MVQVQFLWCYGGTQVFLYHSFSGCSERVAMSLIEGSSTVFSAFLDLPPGRHQFKFLVDNVWRIDDRLSCCQDDTYGTISNFILVTEQGLITPTIESFTPSMVIANEIPQPMLAASTSGDVQQGPVLSLPVLDMYATRLHLSMHMSSYTTYDLLPESSEVIALDVNLDVEEAFSVMYRKGLAVLPIWDAPRRRVLGMLTASDFIFILLKIHQRRAVPTNVMHELRTISALKEGKLEFRREGAGSSSLAYRSLIQAGPDESLQDLARRIVQHRISAVPILDATEDGSCPKLLHVACLAGILKHVCTHLGNRLEYLPLLQQPVGSLRLGTWRTDGGSSGSLLLTLRPRELLGYALHLFIEAQISAVPIVDDDGSLLNVFSRSVHAQIQLDQRTIAEALALVDGGAHNRYQICEPSDSLHKVMELLSDPVVRRIIVINSDNKHVEGIITLRDLFTFLLS; encoded by the exons ATGGTTCAGGTTCAGTTTTTATGGTGCTATGGTGGCACCCAAGTCTTCCTTTACCATTCTTTCAGTGG GTGCAGTGAGAGAGTGGCTATGAGTTTGATAGAGGGCTCATCTACTGTTTTTAGTGCATTTCTTGATCTTCCTCCAGGTCGTCATCAG TTCAAATTCTTGGTTGACAATGTATGGCGCATTGATGATCGACTGTCTTGTTGTCAAGATGATACATATGGAACCATCAGCAATTTTATTCTGGTAACAGAACAAGGGCTCATCACTCCAACAATAGAATCCTTTACGCCATCTATGGTAATTGCGAATGAGATCCCTCAGCCTATGCTCGCG GCTTCAACATCAGGTGATGTACAACAAGGACCAGTTTTGTCGTTGCCAGTACTAGACATGTATGCCACTCGCCTTCATCTGTCAATGCATATGTCATCGTATACAACATATGACCTGCTACCTGAATCAAGCGAG GTCATTGCTTTGGATGTTAATTTGGATGTGGAAGAGGCCTTCAGTGTCATGTACAGAAAG GGCCTTGCTGTTCTGCCAATCTGGGATGCACCTAGAAGACGAGTTTTAGGGATGCTAACTGCTTCCgactttatttttattttattaaag ATTCATCAGAGACGTGCAGTTCCTACAAATGTAATGCACGAACTGCGTACAATTTCTGCTCTAAAAGAAGGTAAACTCGAATTTCGTAGAGAAGGGGCAGGTTCGTCATCATTAGCATACAGATCTCTGATCCAA GCTGGCCCTGACGAGTCCCTTCAAGATCTTGCTCGTAGAATCGTGCAACATAGGATATCAGCAGTTCCAATTCTGGATGCCACAGAAGATGGATCTTGTCCAAAGCTGTTACATGTAGCATGCCTAGCTGGAATATTGAAAC ATGTATGCACGCACCTGGGAAACCGCCTTGAATATCTGCCACTCCTTCAACAACCAGTGGGTAGCCTCCGGTTAGGTACCTGGAGAACAGATGGGGGTTCAAGTGGTTCTCTGCTGTTAACATTACGCCCCAGGGAATTACTTGGCTATGCACTTCATTTGTTTATAGAAG CACAAATAAGTGCTGTACCGATTGTTGATGATGACGGTTCTCTTTTAAATGTTTTCTCTAGGAG TGTACATGCACAGATTCAGCTGGATCAGAGGACGATAGCTGAA GCTCTTGCACTGGTGGATGGGGGAGCGCACAATAGATATCAGATTTGTGAGCCCTCTGATTCCTTGCATAAAGTCATGGAGCTTCTGTCAGATCCTG TGGTGCGGCGCATTATAGtcataaattctgataacaaGCATGTGGAAGGCATCATAACTCTACGAGATTTATTTACTTTCTTGCTGAGCTAA
- the LOC141723615 gene encoding sucrose nonfermenting 4-like protein isoform X1 produces MVQVQFLWCYGGTQVFLYHSFSGCSERVAMSLIEGSSTVFSAFLDLPPGRHQFKFLVDNVWRIDDRLSCCQDDTYGTISNFILVTEQGLITPTIESFTPSMVIANEIPQPMLAASTSGDVQQGPVLSLPVLDMYATRLHLSMHMSSYTTYDLLPESSEVIALDVNLDVEEAFSVMYRKGLAVLPIWDAPRRRVLGMLTASDFIFILLKIHQRRAVPTNVMHELRTISALKEGKLEFRREGAGSSSLAYRSLIQAGPDESLQDLARRIVQHRISAVPILDATEDGSCPKLLHVACLAGILKHVCTHLGNRLEYLPLLQQPVGSLRLGTWRTDGGSSGSLLLTLRPRELLGYALHLFIEAQISAVPIVDDDGSLLNVFSRSDIISLANGSVHAQIQLDQRTIAEALALVDGGAHNRYQICEPSDSLHKVMELLSDPVVRRIIVINSDNKHVEGIITLRDLFTFLLS; encoded by the exons ATGGTTCAGGTTCAGTTTTTATGGTGCTATGGTGGCACCCAAGTCTTCCTTTACCATTCTTTCAGTGG GTGCAGTGAGAGAGTGGCTATGAGTTTGATAGAGGGCTCATCTACTGTTTTTAGTGCATTTCTTGATCTTCCTCCAGGTCGTCATCAG TTCAAATTCTTGGTTGACAATGTATGGCGCATTGATGATCGACTGTCTTGTTGTCAAGATGATACATATGGAACCATCAGCAATTTTATTCTGGTAACAGAACAAGGGCTCATCACTCCAACAATAGAATCCTTTACGCCATCTATGGTAATTGCGAATGAGATCCCTCAGCCTATGCTCGCG GCTTCAACATCAGGTGATGTACAACAAGGACCAGTTTTGTCGTTGCCAGTACTAGACATGTATGCCACTCGCCTTCATCTGTCAATGCATATGTCATCGTATACAACATATGACCTGCTACCTGAATCAAGCGAG GTCATTGCTTTGGATGTTAATTTGGATGTGGAAGAGGCCTTCAGTGTCATGTACAGAAAG GGCCTTGCTGTTCTGCCAATCTGGGATGCACCTAGAAGACGAGTTTTAGGGATGCTAACTGCTTCCgactttatttttattttattaaag ATTCATCAGAGACGTGCAGTTCCTACAAATGTAATGCACGAACTGCGTACAATTTCTGCTCTAAAAGAAGGTAAACTCGAATTTCGTAGAGAAGGGGCAGGTTCGTCATCATTAGCATACAGATCTCTGATCCAA GCTGGCCCTGACGAGTCCCTTCAAGATCTTGCTCGTAGAATCGTGCAACATAGGATATCAGCAGTTCCAATTCTGGATGCCACAGAAGATGGATCTTGTCCAAAGCTGTTACATGTAGCATGCCTAGCTGGAATATTGAAAC ATGTATGCACGCACCTGGGAAACCGCCTTGAATATCTGCCACTCCTTCAACAACCAGTGGGTAGCCTCCGGTTAGGTACCTGGAGAACAGATGGGGGTTCAAGTGGTTCTCTGCTGTTAACATTACGCCCCAGGGAATTACTTGGCTATGCACTTCATTTGTTTATAGAAG CACAAATAAGTGCTGTACCGATTGTTGATGATGACGGTTCTCTTTTAAATGTTTTCTCTAGGAG TGATATCATTTCATTGGCCAACGGCAGTGTACATGCACAGATTCAGCTGGATCAGAGGACGATAGCTGAA GCTCTTGCACTGGTGGATGGGGGAGCGCACAATAGATATCAGATTTGTGAGCCCTCTGATTCCTTGCATAAAGTCATGGAGCTTCTGTCAGATCCTG TGGTGCGGCGCATTATAGtcataaattctgataacaaGCATGTGGAAGGCATCATAACTCTACGAGATTTATTTACTTTCTTGCTGAGCTAA
- the LOC141723615 gene encoding sucrose nonfermenting 4-like protein isoform X2 — MVQVQFLWCYGGTQVFLYHSFSGERVAMSLIEGSSTVFSAFLDLPPGRHQFKFLVDNVWRIDDRLSCCQDDTYGTISNFILVTEQGLITPTIESFTPSMVIANEIPQPMLAASTSGDVQQGPVLSLPVLDMYATRLHLSMHMSSYTTYDLLPESSEVIALDVNLDVEEAFSVMYRKGLAVLPIWDAPRRRVLGMLTASDFIFILLKIHQRRAVPTNVMHELRTISALKEGKLEFRREGAGSSSLAYRSLIQAGPDESLQDLARRIVQHRISAVPILDATEDGSCPKLLHVACLAGILKHVCTHLGNRLEYLPLLQQPVGSLRLGTWRTDGGSSGSLLLTLRPRELLGYALHLFIEAQISAVPIVDDDGSLLNVFSRSDIISLANGSVHAQIQLDQRTIAEALALVDGGAHNRYQICEPSDSLHKVMELLSDPVVRRIIVINSDNKHVEGIITLRDLFTFLLS, encoded by the exons ATGGTTCAGGTTCAGTTTTTATGGTGCTATGGTGGCACCCAAGTCTTCCTTTACCATTCTTTCAGTGG TGAGAGAGTGGCTATGAGTTTGATAGAGGGCTCATCTACTGTTTTTAGTGCATTTCTTGATCTTCCTCCAGGTCGTCATCAG TTCAAATTCTTGGTTGACAATGTATGGCGCATTGATGATCGACTGTCTTGTTGTCAAGATGATACATATGGAACCATCAGCAATTTTATTCTGGTAACAGAACAAGGGCTCATCACTCCAACAATAGAATCCTTTACGCCATCTATGGTAATTGCGAATGAGATCCCTCAGCCTATGCTCGCG GCTTCAACATCAGGTGATGTACAACAAGGACCAGTTTTGTCGTTGCCAGTACTAGACATGTATGCCACTCGCCTTCATCTGTCAATGCATATGTCATCGTATACAACATATGACCTGCTACCTGAATCAAGCGAG GTCATTGCTTTGGATGTTAATTTGGATGTGGAAGAGGCCTTCAGTGTCATGTACAGAAAG GGCCTTGCTGTTCTGCCAATCTGGGATGCACCTAGAAGACGAGTTTTAGGGATGCTAACTGCTTCCgactttatttttattttattaaag ATTCATCAGAGACGTGCAGTTCCTACAAATGTAATGCACGAACTGCGTACAATTTCTGCTCTAAAAGAAGGTAAACTCGAATTTCGTAGAGAAGGGGCAGGTTCGTCATCATTAGCATACAGATCTCTGATCCAA GCTGGCCCTGACGAGTCCCTTCAAGATCTTGCTCGTAGAATCGTGCAACATAGGATATCAGCAGTTCCAATTCTGGATGCCACAGAAGATGGATCTTGTCCAAAGCTGTTACATGTAGCATGCCTAGCTGGAATATTGAAAC ATGTATGCACGCACCTGGGAAACCGCCTTGAATATCTGCCACTCCTTCAACAACCAGTGGGTAGCCTCCGGTTAGGTACCTGGAGAACAGATGGGGGTTCAAGTGGTTCTCTGCTGTTAACATTACGCCCCAGGGAATTACTTGGCTATGCACTTCATTTGTTTATAGAAG CACAAATAAGTGCTGTACCGATTGTTGATGATGACGGTTCTCTTTTAAATGTTTTCTCTAGGAG TGATATCATTTCATTGGCCAACGGCAGTGTACATGCACAGATTCAGCTGGATCAGAGGACGATAGCTGAA GCTCTTGCACTGGTGGATGGGGGAGCGCACAATAGATATCAGATTTGTGAGCCCTCTGATTCCTTGCATAAAGTCATGGAGCTTCTGTCAGATCCTG TGGTGCGGCGCATTATAGtcataaattctgataacaaGCATGTGGAAGGCATCATAACTCTACGAGATTTATTTACTTTCTTGCTGAGCTAA
- the LOC141723615 gene encoding sucrose nonfermenting 4-like protein isoform X5: protein MFKFLVDNVWRIDDRLSCCQDDTYGTISNFILVTEQGLITPTIESFTPSMVIANEIPQPMLAASTSGDVQQGPVLSLPVLDMYATRLHLSMHMSSYTTYDLLPESSEVIALDVNLDVEEAFSVMYRKGLAVLPIWDAPRRRVLGMLTASDFIFILLKIHQRRAVPTNVMHELRTISALKEGKLEFRREGAGSSSLAYRSLIQAGPDESLQDLARRIVQHRISAVPILDATEDGSCPKLLHVACLAGILKHVCTHLGNRLEYLPLLQQPVGSLRLGTWRTDGGSSGSLLLTLRPRELLGYALHLFIEAQISAVPIVDDDGSLLNVFSRSDIISLANGSVHAQIQLDQRTIAEALALVDGGAHNRYQICEPSDSLHKVMELLSDPVVRRIIVINSDNKHVEGIITLRDLFTFLLS, encoded by the exons ATG TTCAAATTCTTGGTTGACAATGTATGGCGCATTGATGATCGACTGTCTTGTTGTCAAGATGATACATATGGAACCATCAGCAATTTTATTCTGGTAACAGAACAAGGGCTCATCACTCCAACAATAGAATCCTTTACGCCATCTATGGTAATTGCGAATGAGATCCCTCAGCCTATGCTCGCG GCTTCAACATCAGGTGATGTACAACAAGGACCAGTTTTGTCGTTGCCAGTACTAGACATGTATGCCACTCGCCTTCATCTGTCAATGCATATGTCATCGTATACAACATATGACCTGCTACCTGAATCAAGCGAG GTCATTGCTTTGGATGTTAATTTGGATGTGGAAGAGGCCTTCAGTGTCATGTACAGAAAG GGCCTTGCTGTTCTGCCAATCTGGGATGCACCTAGAAGACGAGTTTTAGGGATGCTAACTGCTTCCgactttatttttattttattaaag ATTCATCAGAGACGTGCAGTTCCTACAAATGTAATGCACGAACTGCGTACAATTTCTGCTCTAAAAGAAGGTAAACTCGAATTTCGTAGAGAAGGGGCAGGTTCGTCATCATTAGCATACAGATCTCTGATCCAA GCTGGCCCTGACGAGTCCCTTCAAGATCTTGCTCGTAGAATCGTGCAACATAGGATATCAGCAGTTCCAATTCTGGATGCCACAGAAGATGGATCTTGTCCAAAGCTGTTACATGTAGCATGCCTAGCTGGAATATTGAAAC ATGTATGCACGCACCTGGGAAACCGCCTTGAATATCTGCCACTCCTTCAACAACCAGTGGGTAGCCTCCGGTTAGGTACCTGGAGAACAGATGGGGGTTCAAGTGGTTCTCTGCTGTTAACATTACGCCCCAGGGAATTACTTGGCTATGCACTTCATTTGTTTATAGAAG CACAAATAAGTGCTGTACCGATTGTTGATGATGACGGTTCTCTTTTAAATGTTTTCTCTAGGAG TGATATCATTTCATTGGCCAACGGCAGTGTACATGCACAGATTCAGCTGGATCAGAGGACGATAGCTGAA GCTCTTGCACTGGTGGATGGGGGAGCGCACAATAGATATCAGATTTGTGAGCCCTCTGATTCCTTGCATAAAGTCATGGAGCTTCTGTCAGATCCTG TGGTGCGGCGCATTATAGtcataaattctgataacaaGCATGTGGAAGGCATCATAACTCTACGAGATTTATTTACTTTCTTGCTGAGCTAA